In one Rhopalosiphum padi isolate XX-2018 chromosome 3, ASM2088224v1, whole genome shotgun sequence genomic region, the following are encoded:
- the LOC132925314 gene encoding uncharacterized protein LOC132925314, which yields MSVGGRPKHSVWNMSFNRIKDPIIDNKYNALCMVCHKTLRNTSVDTLKTHRNICLFTSIPIPPKSSSPQSISNLMVSNNASKRKRIFINTSDSSDSEQIDTPNENKLKETPLTISQIGSILSAQNDTLTFVPATCSTPNKANINDNSKYSDDYDIDNTIKGPVRSFYDKITPSEIDKCNLALAKLFFGCNILFSVIESLHFKNFCQNLRPAYKVPTRKVLSGRLLDDVFMKFCQSNSFKKNSALLIDGWKNESANTKNVAWMLHSSSGEAMFLESFDMTGVRETSTELCKIVESCIDLAKEKHNTDIYAVITDNAANMVKMGRLSTLWHLTCNAHTANLLAKDLVPSDITAKIKQILKAFHGPDLVKEL from the exons atgtcaGTTGGAGGTCGACCAAAACATTCTGTTTGGAATATGAGCTTTAATCGTATCAAAGATCCAATAATAG ataataaatacaatgcTTTATGTATGGTTTGCCATAAGACATTAAGGAACACAAGTGTTGATACGTTAAAAACCCACAGAAACATTTGTTTGTTTACATCTATACCTATACCACCAAAGTCAAGTTCACCACAGTCCATTAGTAATTTGATGGTTAGTAACAATGCAAGTAAGAGgaaaagaatttttattaatacttctGATTCAAGTGATAGTGAACAAATAGATACaccaaatgaaaataaactgaAAGAAACACCATTGACCATATCCCAAATAGGTTCTATCCTGTCAGCACAAAATGATACACTTACATTTGTTCCAGCTACATGTAGTACACCAAATAAggcaaatattaatgataattctaAATATTCTGATGATTACGATATTGATAACACTATTAAA GGCCCTGTTAGatctttttatgataaaattacacCATCTGaaatagataaatgtaatttagCTCTAGCAAAACTATTCTTCGGCTGTAACATTCTATTTTCGGTTATTGAAtcgttacattttaaaaatttttgccAAAATCTTAGACCAGCCTATAAAGTTCCAACACGAAAAGTTTTATCTGGAAGACTTTTGGATgatgtttttatgaaattttgtcAATCtaatagtttcaaaaaaaattcaGCACTTTTAATAGATGGTTGGAAAAATGAAAGTGCAAATACCAAAAATGTTGCCTGGATGCTTCATTCATCATCTGGTGAAGCAATGTTTTTAGAATCTTTTGATATGACTGGTGTTAGAGAGACTAGTACTGAACTATGTAAAATAGTTGAATCATGTATTGATTTGGCTAAAGAAAAACATAATACTGACATATATGCTGTGATAACGGATAATGCCGCAAATATGGTTAAGATGGGACGATTATCAACACTGTGGCATTTGACATGTAATGCACATACAGCAAACCTATTGGCAAAAGACCTTGTACCTAGTGATATTACtgctaaaattaaacaaatactaAAAGCTTTTCATGGACCCGATCTTGTAAAAGAGTTATAA
- the LOC132926763 gene encoding zinc finger MYM-type protein 1-like gives MTANLRWSAYKNSVKNGDVIAKMSTALQKEIQTNRMYIKCLIDIVLYLGRQGIAFRGHHEDETSVNKGNFKEMCEFLLKHYPDFCNVYKNTLLNHTSWSIQNELIETCAANVKSTIIQKIIDCGMFSISCDEARSHKQEQLSICVRYPHGMDIYERFLGFVDVSEKQTADALVLKLVEFLNASKLDKIPIIGQAYDGANVMSGHIGGVQAKLKIVHPPAKCAVYVHCMAHKINLVVIDMCKHLKDARNLFNALEALYVHFSHPTRNGKLTDLQFKLNMKKTTLSQLSDTRWICRFKSCDAVIKNFNAIAKVLNDEIDDQQSKCVAQAIGIVSTISNFKFVAYLFILHDILKVVNILSIQLQSKSATLGNSANLIKGVIDTLKSYRSSIHYSELWEKMVVFSKENGIEINVPFQDGSKRQRRESTNLKNYVVMSSTSAENNHQSDNTSTTTLEPKEYWKIHAFYPVIDTIICQMKERFSEESIQIATCVDNLLKLDFEGSSLLINHYKNLFEVIPHDLKCEMTVLKNMIKGVPSYLTIKEKISKDTFPNLFKMIQLAITLPVSSATCERSFSAMRRINNYLRFTMSQERFSKLAILNIERDIIVDTEIILNTFANKNRKIRI, from the exons CTCGGTGAAAAATGGTGATGTTATTGCAAAGATGTCTACTGCTCTTCAAAaagaaatacaaacaaatagaatgtacattaaatgtttaattgatattgttttatatcttGGCAGACAAGGAATAGCGTTTAGAGGACACCATGAAGATGAGACATCAGTTAATAagg gtaattttaaagaaatgtgtgaatttttattaaaacattatccaGACTTTtgcaatgtatataaaaataccttATTGAACCATACAAGTTGGAGTATACAAAATGAACTGATAGAGACGTGTGCTGCAAATGTTAAATCTaccattatacaaaaaattatagattgtgGAATGTTCAGTATCTCGTGTGATGAGgctag GTCTCACAAACAAGAGCAATTAAGTATTTGTGTAAGATATCCCCACGGAATGGACATCTATGAACGATTTTTAGGATTTGTTGACGTATCAGAAAAGCAAACTGCAGATGCTTTGGTTTTAAAATTGgttgaatttttaaatgcatctaaattagataaaattCCCATCATAGGACAGGCATATGATGGAGCAAATGTCATGTCAGGTCACATAGGAGGTGTTcaagcaaaattgaaaatagttcACCCTCCAGCTAAATGTGcagtatatgtacattgtatggCACATAAGATTAATTTAGTAGTTATTGATATGTGCAAGCACTTAAag gaTGCTAGAAACTTATTTAACGCTTTGGAGGCACTCTATGTTCATTTCTCTCATCCAACAAGAAACGGGAAACTTActgatttacaatttaaattgaatatgaaAAAGACAACACTTTCTCAGTTAAGTGACACTCGTTGGATTTGCCGCTTTAAAAGCTGTGATGCagtgataaaaaattttaatgccATAGCTAAAGTTTTAAATGATGAAATTGATGATCAACAAAGTAAATGTGTTGCCCAAGCAATTG GTATTGTTTCtacaatatcaaattttaaatttgtagctTATTTATTCATTCTTCATGATATTCTAAaagttgttaatatattaagtattcaaCTTCAGTCAAAATCAGCAACACTTGGAAATTCTGCAAATTTGATAAAAGGAGTAATTGATACATTAAAAAGTTATCGTTCTTCTATTCACTACAGTGAACTGTGGGAAAAAATGGTTgtattttcaaaagaaaatgGAATTGAAATTAATGTTCCCTTTCAAG aTGGCTCTAAAAGGCAGAGAAGGGAATCCACTAATCTAAAAAATTATGTGGTTATGTCATCAACTTCAGCTGAAAATAATCACCAAAGTGATAATACAAGTACCACTACATTAGAACCAAAAGAATATTGGAAGATACATGCTTTTTATCCAGtaatagatacaataatatgtcaaatgAAAGAAAGATTTTCTGAAGAGAGCATTCAAATTGCGACTTGTGTAGATAACTTGTTAAAATTAGACTTTGAGGGATCATCATtacttataaatcattataag AATTTGTTTGAAGTCATCCCTCATGATTTGAAATGTGAGATGactgtattgaaaaatatgataaaaggAGTTCCTAGCTATTTAACcatcaaagaaaaaatatctaaagaTACGTTTCCAaatctttttaaaatgattCAATTGGCTATCACTCTTCCGGTCAGTTCGGCTACTTGCGAACGGTCATTTTCTGCAATGagaagaattaataattatctcagGTTTACTATGTCACAGGAACGGTTTTCGAAATTGGCAATACTTAATATTGAAAGAGATATTATTGTTGACaccgaaattattttaaatacatttgctaataaaaatagaaaaataagaatataa